The genomic window atatatacacaatcGTGGGAAGATATGAGTAACATGGCAGAGAATAAAATGTGTGAAATGTGGGTGACAGTAGTCTGATAGACTAATAGTAAGTAGATATTTGGATCAATGGGTTAAGTTACCTCTTGGGGCAGAGGCATGCTATGTTGGAGGGCCATTTTGAGTCccatctcctctgcttcccatccagctacccaGTAAAGAACCTAAGAATGGAGCAGATGGTAACACAAGTACTTTGGCTCCCtgctatctatgtgggagatacagatagaTTACTTGTGTACCTGTGCCCTAGGTTTGGCCTTACTCAGCTTTGGGTGTTTTGAACATTGGGCAAGTGAACCAGTTGTTGGAGAatccccccatctctctttcttcctctctctctctgagtgtgtgtgtgtgtatgtgtgtgtgtgtgtgtatcctggtCTTTCTCCCATTCACAcactctgttattctgccttttaagtaaataaataaattttaaaaaacacaaagtataCAGATATGTGTTTCTAGTAGTAATGAATACTCAGTAGAATATCATTGAAGAGTCTTACAAGAATGATTTGGCCTAGGGTTATTAGTCAGAGTTTCTACAAGAGTCTACTTCACATGGTCCAAAGATATGAGCTAACAATATGGATTTTATGTCACATTTGCTACTTAAATTTTGCTTGTAATGCAGATTCTCAGGTTAATACTGAGTTTCACATAAGAAAAAGGACAGAGTTACCTTTAAAGATAATCAAatgctgaaaatatttctttcatggGATAGAAAAATGGGTCTCTGAGTTGCTAAGTGCCTTGTAGAGATTTGTCCAGGAACAAAATTGGAAATTGGAAGTGCCAGGTGACATTGATGCTTTGGAATATATACCTACACTTGACTAGAATGGTCAAGGCAGAGTTCTATTAAAAGTCATGAAATTTTAAGAGATGTTTGAATTTAACATcacttaaatggaaaaaaaaaaaaaaaactacaaaggcTACCCAGGGAGATGTTCTCTGCCTTGTCATTGGTGGTCATTTCCTTTCAAAGGACAGGAAGCAACATGTCTGAATGCAATTGTATGCTACATGCTGAGGCTCCCTTGCATCTATGCCTTGTAGTGATTTAGGgaactataaaacattttaaaattatctactcTTGGGTGGCATATTGGGAGTCATTGGATTTTAAACTGAAATCTTTCTGTTTATTCCATATTTGGAAGTGTGCTAAAGTAACTGTGAAATTGAACTCTAGGATCAAGTAAAGCAAGATTCAAACATTGGGTTAAGCatagagaggtgtgtgtgtgtgtgtgtgcgtgtgtgtgtacataagCTATGTCCACAGTCCTAattctctcctttataaaatAGTCTGTCATACCTGTTATAGTACTATTGTGCAAATTACCAAGTAATGTTTTAAATCACCAGATTTCTGAGACATACTAAGCAGTCAGTAAATGTTCATTTCATTATTTGTGAAAGTTTAAGCAAGCACAGTTACTCTTGAAAatataactttcaaaataaaatacgttttggggccagcattgtagcattgCAGGTTACGCTACTGACTGTGATGCCATTACCTTGTATGGATGTGAGTTTGAGTCTTGCTGGCTGTTCAgattctgatttagcttcctgctaatgtgccctcagaaagcagtggacctaaatgaaagatctccgcgagtgagatcccagtggaaagaacaggtcatcaaagaaggaggtacctttctctgaagggaggagagaacttccactctgactacgaccttgtctaaatatgatcagagttgctgaactcaaaaggcttccatagtcttggcaactcatgacaagagcctagggtgattactgatgccataaacaagagtgtcaatttgttaagtcaacaacagtagtcactgtgcacttactcctcatgtaggatctctgtccttaatgtgctgtgcattgtgatttaatgctgtaactagtactgaaacagtatttttcactttgtgtttctatgtggatgcaaactgttgaaatctttacttaatatatgctaaactgatgttctgtatataaagagaattgaaaatgaatcttgatgtgaatggaaggggagagggagcgggaaaggggagggttgcaggtgggagggaagttatggggggggagccattgtaatccataagatgtactttggaaatttatattcattaaataaaagttaaaaaaataaatatggaaaacccccccccaaaaaaaaaaaaaagaaagcagtggaagatgacccagctgcttgggcacctgcatctttgtgggagacatagatacagctccagtctcctggtttccttctggcccagcccttctaTTACAGCCATTTACatagtgaaccagcgaatggaagacttatgtctctgtctctccctgttttttGTAGCTacgcctttcatataaataagtaactcTAAAAAGAAAGGTAAAGTCTATTAATCTCATTGATGAAATGTATAAGTGATCAGCttattttagttaaaattatATCCATTTCTCTTATTACCAGATATGCAGATGATCATATTTGGACATTATCTGATGTCATCAGATAGGAAAATAcctatttaatatatttgtttattaagttttggactttattataatttttttaaaaatatgaaatttcttaaaattataagaaaatcaattttttctttatactagcagttttttttttttttttgacaggcagagtggacagtgagagagagagacagagagaaaggtcttcctttgctgttggttcaccctccagtggccgccgtggctggcgcaccgtgctgatcccatggcaggagccaggtgcttctcctggtctcccatggggtgcagggcccaaggacttgggccatcctccactacactcccgggccacagcagagagctggcctggaagaggggcaaccgggacagaatccggcaccccgaccgggactagaacccggtgtgccggcaccgctaggcggaggattagctgagtgagctgcggcgccggccaatactaGCAGTTTTTTATGCCTTAACAAGCACTTTATTTTAAGGTAGAAGCAACTAAGTAACACAGGGCAGAATAAGTATCATAATTTCCATTTGAATGAAGAGCTCATATGCTTTACACAATTTATATAAAGAGGCAGAATAGGTTAAAAAAGATGTTAAGTTAAAAGAgtacacaaaattaaaaataaatctgtatctTACCATGTTAACCTCAAGGAACTAATGTGGCAAAATCTTAAATGACCTTGAAAATTAAGTATCACTTTTCTGTGTATAGGTTACAAACTTGAAACATGTTAGAAGAGGTTTGTCCTACTCTGAGAAAACAGGAAGTGTCAAACATGCTTAATGAAAAAAGGTGAaatgcattttaagaaaaatttgtcACACTAACCCTTTGTCTTATCAGTTGTGATAATCTTCATTTATCAGTTGCTCCCTCCTGTTCACATAGCTTACAATTAGAAGGTTTATGATCAGAATTCAGATCTTAAGGctcaaagaaggaagagagatgatACACAAGTACCTTCAATGAACACTTATGCCTTTTCATGTGGTTTAATCATAAGACTATAAATTTAGTAACATTTGTTATAGTTTAACTGAAGAATAGACTGATAAGAGCATTGAGAAAGTGCAATGCTGTGTTTGGGTTCTAACCACATTGTCTGACTAGAAGTTGGAATCTGCTTTTCACTAGACTACGTGTCTGATGGGTTCATTGTGTTATATGCTATACCTTAATAAATAATGaccattttataaatgttttgtaCCACATAGTTGCAtatatattccttttaaaaatatatttcttaaagagaatgaaagagagagagacagcgagacagagtcagaaagagatacagagaactcccatccacagATTTACtacccagatgtctgcaacagttggagctttGGAGTAGGAACCAGAAATGCAGTCTTTAGGAGGAACACAGAATCTCAAGCGTGGATTCTGAACCCAAAAGCAGGTGCTGTGATGTGTGATGCAGTCATCCCATAGGTGTCCTAATGGCCAGGCCAACTCTGTATACAATCTCTGTTATTGATGAAATGCTCTATGGGGTTTCAATTAACTTGCATTTGTTAATTTGTTAATttgcatttgttaattttttaatttgtttggaatttgctgctccactcccagggTTCCTATCCCTgaattacatctttaaaaagataatctgGAAAATAATACAATGTTGTCTCATAGACATAAGAAATCACCTCATTTAGAGCTGGTATTTAGATATCAAATGGGACTTCCAGGACTGTAGCAGGCTTTGGTCAATGACATAGATGAGGGTAGCATGCACCACTGCCCTCTGTAATAAAGATAATCTGCTAAATGTATCAATATGAGGCAGTTTATATTGCCACACCTTCTCTGAAAGAAGTTAGGAAATCAGgaaaaattttagaatatataaCTAGGGTTTTCACATGAATTATTATTAATACAGCTTTATATTCCTAAATGAGAATTAGAGGAGGAAGACTATGTGAAATGGTGTCTGCGCTCTGCCTGTAATTACTTATATATCTTGATAATGATGTACCTAATGatagttttgtaatttttttttcatttgagaagtagaaaaatTGCTGTATGTTTTTTGTGGACTACACAATTACTTTTCATGCTCTTCTTACTTGAAAACTGAGAGAAGACGTGTAAATTCTTACAAATGCTTTCAATCTGAAATCACATCCTCAGTAGAAATCTCCAGAAAATTTGTCTATATGGATCAGATCTGTGTAAGATCACATATTAGAAACAGCCATTGCTAACAGTTTTATAGAGGAAAAGATCATACATAAAGAGTAGTCTATCGATATTcaaatcattttcttaatttaatgaacataaaagcCCGATTTCTATTGAGGACCACTTTCTTCACAGCTTCTTTCACCTCCTTGTTCCGGAGACTGTAGATCAAGGGGTTTAACATGGGGATGATCACTGTGTAGAAGACAGAGGCCATCTTATCCGTGTCAAGAGAATGGTTAGAGCTGGGCTGTAAGTACATGAAGATCAAGGTTCCATAGAATATGGTGACCGCCAGCATGTGGGAGCCACATGTGGAGAAGGCCTTGCGCCTGCCCTCAGCAGAGCGCATCTTCAAGATGGCAGAAATAATGTACATGTAGGAGACAAAGACAATCAGAAGGGAGGAAATGAACATGATACCAGCACAGGCAAAGATCCAGAGCTGTTTGGAGTGAGTGTCTGAGCAAGTTAGCCTCAGGAGGGGCATGTCATCACAGTAGAAATGATTGACAACATTGGAGTGGCAGTAGCAGAGGTGGAAAGTTAGCACCGCATGAAATAGTGCGACCAAGAAGCTATAGCTATAGGGGGCAGCTACAAGCTGAATGCAGATTGCTGGGGACATTACAACCATATAGAGGAGAGGGTTACATATAGCCACGTATCTATCATAGgccatggaagccaggagcaagcacTCAGCTGTCATGAAGGCCAGAAAGCAGCCTAGTTGAGCAGCACATGCATTGAAGGATATAATGTTTTGTTTGTATAAGAAATTTCCAAGCATTTTGGGGGTAATTACAGAAGaataacagaaatcaacaaaagccAGGTTGCTAAGGAAGAAATACATTGGCGTATTGAGTCTTGCATCTGTTCTAATGACTAGGATCAAGCCCAGGTTGCCCAGCACTGTGAAAAGGTAGATGGATAAGAATACCACAAAGAGGGGCATCCTCAACACCTGACGATCTGTGAGGCCCACGAGTACAAACTCTGTCACCTGAGTACAATTTTTCTGATCCATTTGTTTTCAGCAAGtctggagaaagagagatgaggTCGGTCAAGTTTAACATTTCCATATATGACTTTGATATCTTATTATCTTGAAAAGCAACTTTAGTTTTAATCTGAAAGTGTTAATGTCATATTAGTTTATTATTTCACTTGGTGTAGGGGGATGAGATGAAGAGCAAAAGGAAGTAGTATATAAAAAACACACATATCTCCCAGCCAAACTGCATTTATAAAGTTGAGTTATTAGGGTACACATAACTCATTTGTCTGAGTCTTCAAAGTGTTCAAAGCTGTGTGTCTTACACTATGTAAATTTaacattaattttcaaatatttaaaactatttttactgATAAATGTTAGCACTAACAAAATACTGTTCTATAGTTAAGTATTTCTAACAGAACTGTCACCATATCTGTGCGAAATAATGGTGCACGCTGCTTCAATGATGATATACACAGAAGTTTTTGTTCTTTGATTCTAGGTTCATGAATTGTATCAGTTAAATCATTACAGCATTGCACACAATCTTTATATTTGGTTACAATAATGAAAATACTGGAAATGGGTAATTTCATATCAATACAATAATATGCCTTATAGTTGTTTACCTCATTTCTTGTTATATTTACAAATGGGGAGATAAATCTTACAAGAATGCATCAAAAGTCAGATTCATTGCAAAGCCTGAACACAGAAACCAAAGACAATTTTTCTGAGTATGTGtatattttctatcattttcccaatacatacataaataaacatatctttacaactttttaaaatgaagacaacCACTGATTATATTAGTCATTACTGCCACTTATTATTacattagctttttaaaatctttgttggtgtttctataaatatataaattcccTTTTGAAATAACTAGGCATCTTTTAAGCTGGAAATTTGATCTTTAAATCTGGAGTCACCAGGTAAGACTGCAGTGTTTGCCCAATTTCATGTTCACTTTGCTACTTCACCTTATGTCTAAGGTAGAGTACAAATTacacttgaaaatatattttatttgaatttttacattATAGCCCATTATGCATTACATTCAAATTCTAGCACATCTCTTCTCATTTGTCACAACCAACACTCAGTAATCTAACTAGAGTAATTGTTTTGCAATCCTCTAATATGATTTGCCTTCACATGCTTCCCTGCTTTTTTATGTACTTTTCCCTTTGCACATCTCTACTGGTAGAGTTATGATTGGTGAATCAAAGGGAAAAATCCTGTTTGTCCTTAAATAcatctctgatttttaatttCCACCTTATGTTAACTCCTTTCATCTTTGTCATCTGGAGATGCAAGATATGTAACTCATTTACATATCCTCCTGCATAAATAGCAGCCATCtatcttcatattttttctcCTAATAGATTGTGGACTCCATTGGTACAAGTCACAGTTTTTTTTGTCATTTGCTAATGTAGTTCCTTCTCAGTGCTGgataataagaaattaaatatgaaaatgttcAATAACATTTCAGTTTATATGCCTTATTCATAATTAATTTTCTTACACATATCAAATATATTAAGTAACATAGtgctgaattattttttttaagattttatttatttgagaggtagagctacatggagagggagaaacagagaaaggtcttccatccactagttcactcctcaaatggcagcaatgtcaggagctgggctgatccaaagccaggagacaggaacctcctctgggtctgcctcacaggtggaggggcccaagtatctgggccatcttctactgatttcccaggacatagtagagagctgcatcagaagaggagcagcggggactagaaacagtacccatgtgggatgcctgcaccacaggcaaagAATTAGCCCCCCATACCACTGTTCTGGCCTCCAGTGACTTAGTATTGATATGTAAACTTAATTTGGGTAAATGACTAGCTTTTGCAGAAACTGAGAAGGAATGTTTTGTCTTAGACTTCAACCTAGTATATTAAATACTTAATATTTCCAAGCATTCTAATAGATTTAACTTGAAATTCTCAGATTTTTTCATCTTAAActaataagaaatatatttctataacatacgtacatacatacaatgataattttaaaagttcatggaatttgGGTTAAAAGGagaattttattcaaaaatttaaaaaatctatactcagctgtttttttatttaaatacatttccatgaacttttgaaagtactCTCATATAACTAAATTATAGTTAATATTATTTAGTCTCATTCTGAAAAATGCCACTTAACATCTTTTATTACAAAGTCCACTAAATTCAATTATACTTATTTTTTGAGATGCTTATCTTGACCCCaagttaatattttctttgaacttaCTTGGGTAGAGGGTGTTCCTATAGACTGAGTTGCATGTTGTAATGGGGAGAGGGTGTTCCTATTTCTTCTACAAGTGGGTTGAGCAGCAACAATCTGTAAGCTTTTGTCATAACTCTGTCCCAAAAGACCTTACTTAGGAGTATGATGCAAGATCATCAGTGTGTGCCCTTTAGAGATCCCAAGACTGGCTAGAGACCAATTAATATTATTCTCTGGTTTCCAGGAACCACAGATCTGTATATCTGCCTTTAACATGACATTGCTGTcctaatgttttcatttttagaatatatatttaagtatttagTGATTCCATTGATTAATAAtagcatttatttaaatttataatacctatttattcttattttaattgcTAATGTTGTTGCTAAGTGACAGGTTTGAAGTTTTCTTCacaagaaagataaaaattatcaGGAAACCCTTAAGCATATCTTTCAAAGATCTGAATTGCTACGTATCAAAGGCTTATTCAAGAATGTCAAAAGATATTAGTAATTTGGGCTAGTCTTGTAGTGCAGTGGTTTGAGCCACTGCCCACACACATATGAGTGcttttttgagtcctggctgctccacttccaatccagctccctgctaatgggcctgggaaggaagtagaggatggcccaaatgcttggatccccgCGACTCACATGGGGACCTGGATGtatttcctggatcctggcttttgcctcGTCCAGCTCTGACATTCCcagccatttgtgggagtgaatcagaggatataagaattctttctgtctctcccactctctttcactctttcaaataaataaaacaaaaacttttttaaaaagataaggcttgggctggcgccatggttcagTTGGTGCCTGTGCcgtcagcaccccgggttctagtcccagttggggtaccaggtactagtctcggttgctcctcttccagcccagctctctgctgtggcccgggaagacagtggaggagggcccaagtgcttgggccctgcaccccatgggagaccaggaggaagcacctggctcctggtttcggttcgtgtagctccagccatagcggccattaggggagtgagccaacaaaaggaagacctttctctctgtctttctctcactgactataactttctctctctgtctctctctctcactgtctaactctgcctggcaaataaataaataaatagatagatagataatgctTACTCTGAAATATTTGGTTCCTCTTCAAGATTGTCTCTGTCATTATTTAGTTTCCTTATTTACTTGGTCTAAACAGtacttttccagatttttttcttaGCCAATCTGTAATCATAGCAGGAGAACAAAATGGTATTAATACTTGCTAAGTGTTagggtctgaaaaagcccaccgcccgaggaacgactccaagagacttttctctcatgcaaccagcaaagggttaaagatttattgattatccagcatgctggggctgtctgatcatacaagagcagagcagccctgaataaccaaaggttagggtttataaaggcaaaaaccgcaaaagcgggaaggggggaatacacggttgctatgcacggttgctatacacagttgctaagatcaaaagaaagtacataaaatcaaaagagagtatatggttactgaggtcaacataacctaaaacctaagtgaaattaatatttatcataatcttgacaataccagttacaatcttacaattagcattaggacttgacattaatgtaagacacagacaaatcacatctttattattagcccaggtaacccaggtgcaacctttttacttttaagcttgagcaatcatgctagggggtttttgtgctctgccaagggtgatgtagtgcactgctgtTGTCCGAccatttgagatcatagtttcagaccagagtctcacggtgtggggggtgctttctcagaatggagtctcaagtgctccaaaatggagtccctactgtcaaggtgctacttcactctgtcttatttttacagctgtaccaggaaggtttaaacctgtaagcttaagcttaactttttacacctgcacatata from Oryctolagus cuniculus chromosome 1, mOryCun1.1, whole genome shotgun sequence includes these protein-coding regions:
- the LOC100343026 gene encoding olfactory receptor 8U9 → MDQKNCTQVTEFVLVGLTDRQVLRMPLFVVFLSIYLFTVLGNLGLILVIRTDARLNTPMYFFLSNLAFVDFCYSSVITPKMLGNFLYKQNIISFNACAAQLGCFLAFMTAECLLLASMAYDRYVAICNPLLYMVVMSPAICIQLVAAPYSYSFLVALFHAVLTFHLCYCHSNVVNHFYCDDMPLLRLTCSDTHSKQLWIFACAGIMFISSLLIVFVSYMYIISAILKMRSAEGRRKAFSTCGSHMLAVTIFYGTLIFMYLQPSSNHSLDTDKMASVFYTVIIPMLNPLIYSLRNKEVKEAVKKVVLNRNRAFMFIKLRK